The Streptomyces sp. NBC_01268 genome segment GACTGGCATGTCTGACAGAGAGCCACAGCTCGGCGGCGCGACGACCGCGAACGCCGACGGCGGCCCCGCGGACGAGCGGATCCACCGCATACGCCGGCGTCTGGAACGCCTCATCGGCGTCGCCGCGACCGAGGGCAACGCGGTACGTCCCCTGCGCAACGGGGACCAGATCTTCGCCGCGATGCTGGACGCGATCGGCAGTGCCCGTCACACCGTCGACATGATGACCTTCGTCTACTGGCGGGGCGAGATCGCGCGGCGTTTCGCCGAGGCCCTGTCCGACCGGGCGCGTGCGGGGGTGCGGGTGCGGCTGCTGCTGGACGGCTTCGGCAGCCGTCTGATCGAGCGGGACCTGCTGGACGGGATGAGCGAGGCCGGAGTCGAGGTCGCCTGGTTCCGCAAGCCCCTCTACCTCTCGCCGCTCAAGCAGAACCACCGCTGCCACCGCAAGGTCCTCGTCGTCGACGAGCGGACCGCCTTCACCGGAGGCGTCGGGATCGCCGAGGAGTGGTGCGGCGACGCGCGCAACCCCGACGAGTGGCGGGACACCCACGTCGAGGTCCAGGGCCCCGCCGTGGACGGCATCGCGGCCGCCTTCGCCCAGAACTGGGCCGAATGCCATGCGGAACTCTTCGACGACCGCGACCGGTTCGTGAGCCACCTCCCGGCCGGGAACGCCATCGTCCAGGTGGTCCGCGGCTCCGCCAGTTTCGGCTGGCAGGACATGCAGACCCTGATGCGCGTCGTCCTCGAATCGGCCGAGGAACGGGTCCGGCTGGCCACCGCCTACTTCGCCCCCGACGACTACTTCATCGACCTGCTCTGCGCCACGGCCCGCCGCGGCGTGGAAGTCGAGATCCTGCTGCCGGGCCCCCACACGGACAAGCGGGTGTGTCAGCTGGCGGGTCAGCACCGCTACGAGGAGCTGACCGCCTGCGGGGTGCGCATCCACCAGTACCAGCCGACCATGATGCACGCGAAGGTCATCACCATGGACGGCGTCGTGTCCCTGATCGGCTCCACGAACTTCAACCGCCGCTCCCTCGACCACGACGAGGAGGTCATGCTCGCCGTCATGGACGTCGAGCTCACCGCCACCCTCGACGCGCACTACGACGAGGACCTGAAGGTCAGCGAACTCATCCGCCCGGACCGCTGGAAGCGGCGGTCGCTTCTGCAGCGGGCCCGGGAGACGGCGGTGCTCCCCATCCGCCGTTACCTGTAGGAGGAGACGGTCCCGGCTTCGGCCGGGGCCTCGTCGGTTCGTTCTCCCGGCCGGGCGCGCACCGCGTTGAACTGCGCGCCGGCGAGCAGGGCCAGGTTGCCGAACCACAGCCACACGAGGAAGACGACGATCCCGGCCAGCGAACCGTAGAGGCGGCTGTAGGTCCCG includes the following:
- a CDS encoding phospholipase D-like domain-containing protein, producing the protein MSDREPQLGGATTANADGGPADERIHRIRRRLERLIGVAATEGNAVRPLRNGDQIFAAMLDAIGSARHTVDMMTFVYWRGEIARRFAEALSDRARAGVRVRLLLDGFGSRLIERDLLDGMSEAGVEVAWFRKPLYLSPLKQNHRCHRKVLVVDERTAFTGGVGIAEEWCGDARNPDEWRDTHVEVQGPAVDGIAAAFAQNWAECHAELFDDRDRFVSHLPAGNAIVQVVRGSASFGWQDMQTLMRVVLESAEERVRLATAYFAPDDYFIDLLCATARRGVEVEILLPGPHTDKRVCQLAGQHRYEELTACGVRIHQYQPTMMHAKVITMDGVVSLIGSTNFNRRSLDHDEEVMLAVMDVELTATLDAHYDEDLKVSELIRPDRWKRRSLLQRARETAVLPIRRYL